One region of Salvia miltiorrhiza cultivar Shanhuang (shh) chromosome 3, IMPLAD_Smil_shh, whole genome shotgun sequence genomic DNA includes:
- the LOC131017813 gene encoding uncharacterized protein LOC131017813 translates to MVREEVENTSTDMVIDGVERAHRSNNEIPDGFNYNYLKIYYGKFFPYADMHKWMSYGNDGKHPGCDHSYFGRREFSFTLENDIYLRFQSFNNVADLEKAIKEKCPFKIDIGPVYSVDPAKRHAYAQSGDNVFSPVERELIFDIDISDYDDVRFCCSGADVCSACWPLMTVAIKIIDSALREDFGFNHILWVYSGRRGVHCWVCDGKARRLNNEQRAAIAEYLHVHKGNENSLKKVTLVGQTFHPFLGRSAEVVKEFFEEKYVLSQNLFSDEDRYEKILEMIPDESITSELRGKWQDRKRSREDINVVRWGQLKHLLQSGKQKMLGIRRCVEEIMFTFTYPRLDLEVSKHMNHLLKAPFCIHPKTGRVCVPFDPKHCEDFDPSSVPTLSTLLEELNMGALGSGGEEELENTSLGKSIRYFRSSFLHPLLKSCKEDIENAYAAKVQQSNNSLSW, encoded by the exons ATGGTCAGAGAAGAAGTTGAGAATACGAGTACAGACATGGTAATCGACGGAGTGGAAAGAGCGCACAGGTCAAACAATGAAATTCCTGATGGATTCAACTATAACTATCTCAAGATTTACTACG GGAAGTTTTTTCCGTATGCTGATATGcacaaatggatgtcatatggAAATG ATGGAAAACATCCAGGCTGTGATCACTCTTACTTTGGGAGAAGAGAGTTTTCATTCACCTTAGAAAATGATATATACTTGCGGTTTCAGTCTTTCAACAATGTAGCTGATCTTGAAAAGGCCATTAAGGAAAAATGCCCTTTCAAAATTGATATTGGTCCTGTTTACAGTGTGGAT CCTGCAAAAAGACATGCTTATGCGCAGTCTGGTGATAATGTTTTCAGCCCAGTGGAGAGGGAACTCATATTTGATATA GACATATCGGATTACGATGATGTCAGATTTTGCTGCTCAGGAGCTGATGTTTGTTCAGCATGCTGGCCATTGATGACAGTGGCCATTAAAATAATTGATTCTGCACTTAGAG AGGACTTTGGATTCAACCACATTTTATGGGTGTATAGTGGTCGTCGTGGTGTGCATTGCTGGGTTTGTGATGGAAAAGCGAGAAG GTTGAACAATGAACAAAGGGCGGCCATAGCTGAATATTTACATGTCCACAAG GGAAATGAAAACAGCCTTAAAAAGGTTACTCTAGTTGGGCAGACGTTTCATCCTTTCCTAGG GAGATCTGCTGAAGTTGTGAAAGAATTTTTCGAGGAAAAGTATGTTTTGagtcaaaatttattttcagatGAAGATAGATATGAAAAGATACTGGAAATGATTCCAGATGAAT CCATTACTTCTGAGCTTCGGGGGAAGTGGCAGGATAGGAAACGCTCACGTGAGGATATCAATGTTGTTCGATGGGGTCAACTTAAACATCTTTTGCAATCAGGGAAGCAGAAG ATGCTGGGTATCCGCAGGTGTGTTGAAGAAATTATGTTCACCTTCACCTATCCAAGACTTGATTTGGAG GTCTCAAAACACATGAACCACTTGCTGAAGGCACCTTTCTGCATACACCCGAAAACAG GCCGTGTTTGTGTTCCCTTTGATCCTAAACACTGTGAAGATTTTGATCCTTCTTCTGTGCCAACTCTTTCCACG CTTCTGGAAGAACTAAACATGGGGGCTCTAGGAAGTGGGGGTGAGGAAG AATTGGAAAATACCTCACTTGGCAAATCAATCAGATATTTTAGGTCTTCTTTTTTGCATCCTCTGCTTAAATCCTGCAAG GAGGATATCGAAAATGCTTATGCTGCTAAAGTTCAGCAGTCAAACAATTCGTTAAGCTGGTAG